The following is a genomic window from Prunus persica cultivar Lovell chromosome G7, Prunus_persica_NCBIv2, whole genome shotgun sequence.
GAAACTTTTAAACAATACCAACAAATATCACATCTTTTAAAGGAAACAGATATTCCAGAATACATCTAGCAGGGGTGAATCAATGCCATCTCAAACTCAATGCCATTTcaatgaacaaaaagaaagtttaCCAATCGGATATTCCAGAATACATCTAGCAGGGGAGAATCAATGCCATTTcaatgaacaaaaagaaagtttaCCAATCGAGTTCATATGACCGTTGTTTATTTGACAAATCCTATGCTTAATGAAGTAACCTAGATTAGAAAATCACCACACTAGAATTTGATATCTTAAAATTTATCAAATCTAGAGCAGTATTAGGTTGTcttcatgtatatatgtaccaATATGCCGTATATACCATATGTACCAGTGTGCCTTGAGATGTCTACTGCAGCGGTGTCAAGTATGTTGGGGGTGGTTCTGGTGGGAAGCAAAATCAGCACAGCTAGTTATCAATTGTACCTGGAATCCATCAAGCAAATAATTTAGTTCAGACTTAACAGAGAGTAAAACAGAATAGCACCATACATGTTGACAACAAATATGTGATCCAATAAATCAAAGGATAGGGACTACTTTGACTATTTTAAGTCTATaatccttttttaattatcagTTAATCAAGGTACCCTAAAACAAACTTACATATATTAATCAAGAAAATGCAGCAGAATGAAGAAACTTACCAATATTATGTTTGCTACACATCCAATTTTACAGCATCGAGAATCTGCTGTAATCCTTTCTGTGCGACAACCGTGGCTACAAAATTTAAAGATAAATAAGAAATCATcaataacaataattaaaactaaattattcagAAACAACAAAAGGAAGGGACAAAAAATTACCGAAAGGGAGCTTAGTTTTCGGGGAGCTGGTGGGGTTTACGATGTGTGTGTCAATCTGCGGAACCGcagttttagaaaaaaattccgaaACCTTCGTCAGTAACCAAAGCTCTGCGACAGTAGCAGCAAAATTCCCAACAGTTGTACCTCTAGCAAGAATCCATGACAACAATTTCTCGCGTAAAGTTTTCTCAGGAGCCAATGGATTTCGATTCTCCCCCGCATAAGAGGCCGAATACGGATCCGCCGCCGCCGAATCAGACGTATTAGGGCATAGGTACTGGATAAGGATGGCCATAACGTCCCACTCCTGGGGGGTTTCCAGGGCTTCCTCCACCCTGAAAGCTCTGATAGATTTACTTTCCAGGGTCACCTTCAACGAATCGTTGAAATCGTTCCACAAATCCTCTCTCATTTTGAGGATTCCGGTCAGGGCAGATTGAAGCATCCGTTTGTTCTCATCATCTGCCATGCCATCCACTTGTGCCTTCATCAATTTCTCCATTTCGTAGAGTCTCCTAATGTTGCTGTAGTAACATTTGAGGTCTCGTTGCTGTGTAGAAGCCATATGGATTTTTCAGGGGAGATGGAGAAGACGAGGGAGAagagacgaagaagacgacgCGATTGGATTTGGAGTGAGCGCGGCAAATGATGCGCTGCCAATGACCTTACCTTAAGTCACATGGCCCTTTAAGTCACATGGGTCTAGGCCGTTCGATCAATTATTATTGATCACACTCGCGCGGCTTTTGGATCGACTcaatatttcatttgttttttaatttccaacaacttgttttttcaaatttcttatggctctttatttataaattttcaattgacTTTCCTAATTTGCTCAGAGATTCATATACTATTTAGTATTTATGAAACTATCCTTAAGTTTGTGGGAGTGTTCTAATTTATAGGCATTtgcagtgtttttttttcttttttctttttttcctgatAATGGGCTTTGGATTTTTATAGAGTTTCTATAGGGTTGGGTTTTCTACTATTTCAGGCCCCCCAATTGGGGTGGAATCTCAAGTCCTTAAATGAACCATAAAgacaccaaaaagaaaaaaaaaaaaaaaaagaggcaaTATGGGAAGGGCTAAATTGTaaggaaatataaaatattgggcaaataagtaaataaaatgaattatgGGCTCTCTGATAAattaccttccctttttgttttcaaatttataataCCAGGTACCCCAAAAAATGGTATACCAAGGTACcgattttaattcttaattaatcTCTACTAAAAAGAACAGGTGGGAGaaagaattattattatttttaaattttaaagaaggcagaaaaattataaaataaaagttctGCTCAGTTTGGCTTGACCGTATTGCCGTCTATTGGCCTGGCCATTACTTCTGGCACTCAACCATCCTAACCTGTTCTTTAGTTTCAACCTTCAAATTTCCCAACACAAATTATACATAGGGACTCATAAGTTTCTCAAATATTGTTGTTAATGTCCAAGGTTTCTGATTAAAACAGGGAAGTACCTTGGAAATTTTGCCAGGAAAAGTAACAACACGCATGCTGGGAAGAAGAACACCCAGTTTAAATGCAACAAAAGGGGTGTCAAGTTTACCATAGGCCATTGTGGTTTCCTGGTTGCTCACCTCCAGAGTGGCTTGATGGCAGGTCAGAAttacttattaattaaattcttCAATTTGACTGTCTTTCACATCACCCCTCCTATATTTTCAGCACATATCTATCTCTCTGCTTTCATTCTAAGAACTTCTCATGGTTTAAGGCTGGTGAAAGAGAATACTTTGCAGACCCCGGAACCTCGTTTGTGTGGCAGTTAGCATTGAGCCTAAGTTTcctcaacaaaagaaaaaaaaaaccaaaaccagatGTTGGGTACCCTGGTGTGCTCTGAAGAGGGCCTCCTGCTGAGCCTGTGATGGTGTTGATAAGAAGGGATATTAAAAATGGTCGTCTTGCAATGGTGGCCTTTGTAGGGTTCTTGTTCCAAGCTATTTATTATACAGGGAAAGATCCCATTGAGAATTTGATGGCTCATATTGCAGATCCTGGTCACTGCAACAGTATTGATGCTGTGCGCTTGAAGACTCGTGGAATGCTTTGTAATTCGAAC
Proteins encoded in this region:
- the LOC109950269 gene encoding uncharacterized protein LOC109950269 yields the protein MASTQQRDLKCYYSNIRRLYEMEKLMKAQVDGMADDENKRMLQSALTGILKMREDLWNDFNDSLKVTLESKSIRAFRVEEALETPQEWDVMAILIQYLCPNTSDSAAADPYSASYAGENRNPLAPEKTLREKLLSWILARGTTVGNFAATVAELWLLTKVSEFFSKTAVPQIDTHIVNPTSSPKTKLPFATVVAQKGLQQILDAVKLDV